The following are encoded in a window of Diorhabda sublineata isolate icDioSubl1.1 chromosome 3, icDioSubl1.1, whole genome shotgun sequence genomic DNA:
- the LOC130441597 gene encoding NADPH:adrenodoxin oxidoreductase, mitochondrial — MTLRPNYFLNKFFTTNAQIIPKICIVGAGTAGFYAAQQLIKKLKTPQIDIIEKLPVPFGLVRFGVAPDHPEVKNVVNTFTKVAENPCVRFLGNVKLGTDVTLKQLRDAYHVVLLTYGANESKKLDIPGENLKNVIEARRIVGWYNGTPWDKDLDIDLSGETATIFGQGNVAIDVARILLSDVDELKKTDITEYALEALSKSKIKTVYLIGRRGPLQAAFTIKELREMLKLPSCSTIWRPEDFVGISEHLANLSRQKKRITELMLKSLEENNTQANKEFKPIFFRSPLELVGTDKVEKVILGINKLEGEDILKQKAVLLDKTEELNADLAIPSIGYRSMQVESSIPFDFKRGVVQNNKSRVDKGLYVSGWLGTGPIGVILSTMGNAFEVADTIVNDINSENLVDKPKGGYEDIKNTLIEKNIQVISWQHWEKIDKYEQDKGVKLGKPREKVVDIDKMLRIADSSL; from the exons ATGACACTACGACCCAATTATTtcttaaacaaattttttacaacgAACGCTcaaataataccaaaaatttgtattgttgGAGCTGGAACAGCAGGTTTTTATGCAGCacaacaattaattaaaaaattgaagactCCCCAAAtagatattattgaaaaattgccAGTGCCTTTTGGTTTGGTAAG ATTTGGTGTTGCACCCGACCACCCGGAAGTTAAAAACGTAGTTAATACTTTTACGAAAGTAGCAGAAAATCCTTGTGTAAGATTCCTAGGAAATGTGAAACTTGGAACAGATGTTACCTTAAAACAACTTCGAGATGCATATCATGTCGTTTTATTA ACATACGGAGCAAATGAAAGTAAGAAGCTAGATATTCcaggtgaaaatttgaaaaatgtaattgAAGCAAGAAGAATTGTAGGATGGTACAATGGTACGCCATGGGATAAAGATCTAGATATTGATTTAAGTGGTGAAACTGCTACTATTTTTGGACAGGGTAACGTTGCAATAGATGTTGCTAGGATTTTATTATCAGATGTAGATGAATTAAAG AAAACTGATATCACCGAGTATGCCTTAGAAGccttatcaaaatcaaaaataaaaactgtgtACCTCATAGGACGGCGGGGTCCCTTACAAGCTGCCTTTACCATAAAAGAACTGAGAGAAATGCTGAAACTTCCGTCATGCTCTACAATATGGAGACCAGAAGATTTCGTCGGTATCTCGGAACATCTTGCCAATTTGTCCAGGCAAAAGAAACGAATAACTGAACTTATGTTGAAATCTTTGGAGGAAAATAATACACAAGCAAATAAGGAATTTAAGCCGATCTTTTTCAGGTCACCATTAGAGCTTGTGGGTACAGACAAagttgaaaaagttattttgggAATCAATAAACTTGAAGGGGAGgatattttaaaacagaaagcAGTATTGTTAGACAAGACAGAAGAATTAAATGCAGATTTAGCAATTCCCAGTATAGGCTATAGGTCTATGCAGGTTGAAAGTAGTATTCCCTTTGATTTTAAAAGAGGTGTGGTTCAGAACAATAAATCACGAGTTGATAAAGGATTATATGTTTCTGGATGGCTTGGCACAGGTCCCATTGGAGTCATATTAAGCACAATGGGCAACGCTTTTGAAGTAGCCGATACTATTGTAAATGATATAAATAGCGAAAATTTAGTAGATAAGCCTAAAGGTGGTTATGAAGACATCAAGAAtacattgattgaaaaaaatattcaagttaTCAGTTGGCAACATTGGGAGAAAATTGATAAGTATGAACAGGATAAAGGTGTAAAGCTTGGAAAACCTAGAGAAAAAGTTGTCGATATTGATAAGATGTTGAGAATAGCAGATTCTTCATTATAG